From the Petrotoga miotherma DSM 10691 genome, one window contains:
- a CDS encoding ABC transporter ATP-binding protein: MVEVTNDVSLKVENLNSQVGEFRLKNISFELPVGEVLSILGPSGSGKTVLLRTLAGLNKTESGAIIFGNERIEEYSPRDRKVGFVFQNYAIFPHLDTKLNLGFPLYIGGKKKKEVYEIAIKAAEELDGLPNYLEIKPDELPEGMKQLIAFGREKLHDCRLLLLDEPLSQLDRKLHVEMRALLKRFIKELGKTTIAVFSDPEDALSVSDYLAILDDGELLQFGETFDVYQNPSNLKVMELTSRLGLNTIDVEIKGGNVLNKLKVDKEDGNYKLCFRPEEIAIKDEGFEVQTVESHIYDSSHNLVECDFHGKPIRLLVRKNVPEKFNFIPTNPKYY; this comes from the coding sequence ATGGTTGAAGTAACCAATGATGTTTCTTTAAAGGTAGAAAATCTAAATTCCCAAGTAGGTGAATTCAGGCTAAAAAATATCTCCTTTGAATTACCAGTTGGAGAAGTTTTATCTATTTTAGGGCCTTCAGGTTCAGGTAAGACGGTATTATTAAGAACCCTTGCAGGTTTGAATAAAACTGAATCTGGAGCAATTATCTTTGGAAACGAGAGGATAGAAGAGTATTCCCCAAGAGACAGGAAGGTCGGTTTTGTCTTTCAAAACTATGCCATTTTCCCTCATTTAGATACGAAATTGAATTTAGGTTTCCCTTTGTACATTGGTGGGAAAAAGAAAAAAGAAGTGTATGAGATAGCGATAAAAGCGGCAGAAGAGTTGGATGGTTTACCGAATTATTTAGAAATAAAGCCCGATGAATTGCCTGAAGGTATGAAACAGTTGATCGCCTTTGGGAGAGAGAAATTACACGATTGTAGGTTGTTACTCCTTGATGAACCACTAAGTCAGTTGGATAGAAAGCTTCACGTAGAAATGAGAGCTTTGCTCAAAAGATTTATAAAAGAATTAGGTAAAACAACGATAGCAGTTTTCAGTGATCCCGAAGATGCTTTGTCGGTAAGTGATTATCTTGCTATACTGGATGATGGAGAGCTTTTGCAGTTTGGAGAAACCTTCGATGTTTACCAGAACCCATCAAACTTAAAAGTTATGGAACTTACTTCCAGATTAGGATTGAACACAATAGACGTTGAAATCAAAGGTGGCAACGTATTAAATAAATTAAAAGTGGATAAAGAAGATGGTAATTACAAATTATGCTTTAGACCTGAAGAAATAGCCATTAAAGACGAAGGATTCGAAGTTCAGACGGTAGAAAGCCATATCTACGATTCTTCTCATAATTTGGTAGAATGCGATTTCCATGGAAAGCCGATCAGACTCTTGGTACGTAAAAATGTACCTGAGAAGTTTAATTTTATCCCAACTAATCCTAAATATTATTGA